The Fructilactobacillus myrtifloralis genome contains a region encoding:
- a CDS encoding cadmium resistance transporter has protein sequence MLSTILTAIAYYVSTNMDYILVLVLLIHANHQDGPVLAGDVLGTNVLILLPMALAAIVGAVTQTWMIGFLGLFPLYFGIQALFFPDSGNQMNETDHDSRWRTALHTAIITVTACGADNIAVYIPLFVHRSVQQLVIIYIVMIVMAILFFLIALLISKNKQLERILNRYGRYLAGIIYIYLGLSVLLGSGTIQHFLK, from the coding sequence ATGCTCTCTACCATTTTAACTGCCATCGCCTACTACGTGTCTACCAACATGGATTACATCCTAGTCCTGGTGTTACTGATTCATGCCAACCATCAGGATGGCCCGGTGCTAGCCGGAGATGTGCTTGGAACCAACGTTTTGATTCTACTACCAATGGCCCTGGCGGCGATTGTTGGGGCGGTCACCCAAACCTGGATGATTGGCTTCTTGGGGTTATTTCCCTTGTACTTTGGAATCCAAGCGCTCTTTTTCCCAGATTCTGGGAACCAAATGAACGAAACCGATCATGATTCCAGATGGAGAACGGCTCTACATACTGCCATCATTACCGTGACGGCCTGTGGTGCCGATAACATTGCCGTGTACATCCCACTTTTCGTGCACCGTTCCGTGCAACAGCTAGTGATAATTTACATCGTGATGATTGTGATGGCGATCCTCTTTTTCCTGATTGCCCTGCTAATTAGTAAGAACAAACAGTTGGAACGAATTTTAAATCGCTACGGTCGGTACCTAGCGGGAATCATTTATATTTACCTGGGTCTTTCCGTGTTACTTGGGAGTGGGACGATTCAGCATTTTTTGAAATAA
- a CDS encoding catalase has translation MADKLTTDAGQPWANNEHSQTAGVRGPVLMQDYQLLEKLAHFNRERIPERVVHAKGAGAKGVFKLTHDMSKYTKADMFNGVGKETPMAIRFSQVAGESGYPDTIRDVRGYAIKFYTQDGIYDIVGNNTPIFFVNDPLKFPDFIHSQKRDPKTHLRSNEMQWDFWSHSPESVHQVTYLMGDRGNPASYRTMNGYGSHTYKWVNKDGEVYWVKYHFISQQGVENMTDETAAKAASEDTDYLMHDLYDAIEHKDYPSWKVYVQILPYQEGIDYPADIFDVTKVVSHHDYPLQEVGEFTLNENPTNYFDDVEEIAFSPANLVPGIEASPDKLLQGRLFAYKDAERYRLGANYEQLKINRPINEVHNYERDGFMADNQGSDVNYEPNSKNGPVEDPHASITPEQLQGATGAYRPYDQDYYSQAGALYRLMSPEEKDRLIKTIKGGLGSFDNHEIQVLETKQFYKADPEYGTRVAEALGLDLDEIKE, from the coding sequence ATGGCAGATAAATTAACAACTGATGCCGGACAACCGTGGGCTAACAACGAGCATTCCCAAACGGCTGGAGTTCGTGGTCCCGTTTTAATGCAGGATTACCAACTTTTAGAAAAGCTCGCCCACTTTAACCGGGAACGAATCCCAGAACGGGTCGTGCACGCGAAGGGTGCTGGTGCCAAGGGAGTCTTTAAGTTAACGCATGACATGAGCAAATACACCAAGGCCGACATGTTTAACGGCGTGGGCAAAGAGACACCGATGGCTATCCGGTTCTCGCAGGTGGCTGGAGAATCTGGTTACCCAGATACGATTCGGGACGTGCGTGGTTACGCCATTAAGTTCTACACCCAAGACGGAATTTACGATATCGTGGGTAACAACACCCCGATTTTCTTCGTGAACGATCCGTTGAAGTTCCCAGACTTCATTCACTCCCAAAAGCGGGATCCTAAGACCCACTTACGGAGTAACGAAATGCAATGGGACTTCTGGTCTCACTCACCAGAATCAGTCCACCAGGTTACTTACTTGATGGGTGACCGGGGAAACCCAGCTAGTTACCGGACGATGAACGGGTACGGAAGCCATACGTACAAGTGGGTCAACAAAGACGGTGAAGTTTACTGGGTTAAATACCACTTCATTAGCCAACAAGGGGTCGAAAACATGACGGATGAAACGGCTGCGAAGGCTGCTTCTGAAGATACTGATTACCTCATGCACGACCTGTACGACGCGATTGAACACAAGGATTATCCATCATGGAAGGTCTACGTACAAATCTTGCCGTACCAAGAAGGGATTGACTACCCCGCTGACATTTTCGATGTAACCAAAGTCGTTTCCCACCACGATTATCCGCTGCAAGAAGTGGGTGAGTTCACGTTGAACGAAAATCCAACGAACTACTTCGATGACGTGGAAGAAATTGCCTTCTCACCAGCCAACTTGGTTCCAGGGATCGAAGCTTCTCCAGATAAGTTGTTACAGGGACGGCTCTTTGCGTACAAGGATGCTGAACGGTACCGGCTAGGAGCTAACTACGAACAACTGAAGATTAACCGGCCCATTAATGAAGTTCACAATTACGAACGCGACGGATTCATGGCTGATAATCAAGGAAGCGACGTTAACTACGAACCGAACAGTAAAAATGGTCCAGTTGAAGATCCGCACGCTTCCATTACGCCGGAACAATTACAAGGGGCAACCGGAGCATACCGGCCGTACGACCAGGATTACTACTCACAAGCTGGGGCCTTGTACCGGTTGATGAGTCCGGAAGAAAAAGATCGGCTCATTAAGACGATTAAGGGTGGCCTAGGCTCCTTTGATAACCATGAAATTCAAGTGTTAGAAACGAAGCAATTCTACAAGGCGGATCCAGAGTACGGAACGCGGGTTGCAGAGGCACTCGGACTTGATTTAGACGAAATTAAAGAATAA
- a CDS encoding NADPH-dependent FMN reductase, translated as MIRKCVHMVTINVILGSSRANAAGRHLFNYLQTHQPPFTNPADVQLNFMDIASYDLPFFNEPEAPMDHPNRTLTPPEQQWLNDLQAGDGYVILTPEYNHSIPAVLKNGLDYVAFEMQGKPVRVLTYAPSARGGQFAFLALLPTLNQLGCWVLPKPTIIGRVTQNFTADGEMPVDAPAAGRYPDRLERMLQELAFYAQLLRENRFA; from the coding sequence ATGATTAGAAAGTGTGTCCACATGGTTACCATTAACGTAATTTTAGGCAGTTCCCGCGCTAACGCCGCGGGTCGCCACCTCTTTAACTACCTGCAAACCCACCAACCGCCTTTTACCAATCCTGCTGACGTCCAGCTCAACTTCATGGACATTGCTAGTTACGACCTCCCCTTTTTCAATGAACCAGAAGCCCCCATGGATCATCCCAACCGGACATTAACACCCCCCGAACAGCAGTGGCTTAACGATTTACAGGCGGGTGATGGGTACGTGATTTTGACCCCGGAGTATAACCACTCAATCCCGGCCGTGCTTAAAAACGGACTGGATTACGTCGCCTTTGAAATGCAAGGAAAGCCCGTCCGCGTGCTTACATATGCTCCTAGTGCTCGTGGCGGTCAGTTTGCCTTTTTAGCCCTGTTACCGACCCTAAACCAGCTCGGTTGTTGGGTTCTGCCTAAGCCCACCATCATCGGGCGGGTGACGCAAAACTTTACGGCGGACGGAGAAATGCCAGTTGATGCCCCGGCAGCGGGACGCTATCCCGATCGGTTAGAGCGCATGCTGCAAGAGCTTGCTTTTTATGCGCAGCTCTTGCGGGAAAATCGCTTTGCATAA